One Gloeothece verrucosa PCC 7822 DNA window includes the following coding sequences:
- a CDS encoding PEP-CTERM sorting domain-containing protein, with product MKTLIINISVASLSTIFGTINCLAVQAANINLTAKTDKPLILETNLATWTDNIDTIVFNADNWTIRGKLNIPAQTFDFTLLSHIVAPHPENPFNEERFNDTSGVLGVSIDVPRERNKSNTKTFSSKHGNLHQDVWTVTIDTNRGIIGGFPSGGGIQIKAAHVPEPLTLLGVGTALSFGAYFKRQLKKQ from the coding sequence ATGAAAACCTTAATAATAAACATTAGTGTAGCTAGTTTATCTACTATTTTTGGAACAATAAATTGTTTAGCGGTTCAAGCGGCTAACATAAATTTAACAGCCAAAACAGATAAACCTCTTATTCTAGAAACAAATTTGGCTACTTGGACAGATAATATAGACACAATTGTTTTTAATGCAGACAATTGGACAATACGAGGGAAGCTTAATATTCCGGCACAAACTTTTGATTTCACTTTACTCTCTCATATTGTAGCTCCACATCCAGAAAATCCTTTTAATGAAGAACGCTTTAATGATACATCTGGAGTTCTTGGGGTTTCTATAGATGTCCCAAGAGAACGAAACAAATCTAATACAAAAACTTTTTCTTCAAAACACGGTAATCTTCATCAAGATGTATGGACAGTTACTATAGACACTAACCGGGGTATAATAGGCGGATTTCCTAGCGGTGGAGGAATACAAATAAAAGCAGCACACGTCCCCGAACCCCTCACCCTCCTCGGCGTAGGAACAGCCCTAAGCTTCGGCGCTTATTTCAAACGCCAACTTAAAAAGCAGTAA
- a CDS encoding tetratricopeptide repeat protein, protein MINLPKATFTLLVSLVISGVLKITPTLAQTEPPLSTKQHNEQLGDLLRQGRQYVDNGNYTEALNLYQQAATLAQDNPKIFSGIGYLYSLQGNYQAAVRAYQQALTLEPSNPEFYYALGYNLAYAGDYSNAATAYYYAMQLEPKNVKHYIGLGVVLLRQKNYDKAIEVYQWVLALDPNNQEAHEIMGVALLEQKRTSEAMSFLQNATEKFPSSTELKLQLASASLAQGNLDQGLSLLQDVQRLDPNNYKIQLKIGILLEKKERYDEALTAYRRASYLAPKSIEANAGIGRVYLAQKDYLGAIVVYKELAEVAPNNPDIYYNLGFALKQRERKQEAKEALEKARQLYQSRNDQEGVDKVNKLLKKKGKG, encoded by the coding sequence ATGATCAATCTGCCAAAAGCAACTTTTACCCTATTGGTTAGCTTAGTGATCAGTGGAGTTTTAAAAATTACTCCTACTCTAGCCCAAACCGAGCCGCCTTTATCCACCAAGCAACATAATGAACAATTGGGGGACTTACTACGACAAGGCCGTCAGTACGTCGATAACGGAAACTATACTGAGGCTCTCAACCTCTATCAACAAGCGGCTACCCTCGCTCAAGATAACCCGAAAATTTTTTCGGGCATAGGCTATCTCTACTCCTTACAGGGCAATTATCAAGCCGCCGTCCGCGCTTACCAACAAGCCTTGACGCTAGAGCCTTCTAACCCTGAATTTTACTATGCGCTCGGTTACAATCTCGCTTATGCCGGTGACTACAGCAATGCGGCCACAGCTTATTATTATGCCATGCAGCTTGAGCCGAAAAATGTCAAACACTACATCGGTTTAGGCGTAGTTCTGCTACGACAAAAAAACTATGATAAAGCTATTGAAGTGTATCAATGGGTATTAGCTTTAGACCCGAATAATCAAGAAGCACATGAAATTATGGGGGTCGCTTTATTAGAGCAAAAACGTACCTCTGAAGCCATGAGTTTTCTACAAAATGCCACTGAAAAATTTCCCAGTAGTACCGAATTAAAATTACAGTTAGCTAGTGCTTCTCTTGCTCAAGGAAATCTCGATCAAGGATTAAGTTTATTACAAGATGTACAGCGCTTAGACCCAAATAATTATAAAATTCAATTAAAAATAGGGATTCTGCTAGAAAAGAAAGAGCGTTACGACGAGGCGCTTACTGCTTACCGCAGAGCCTCTTATCTGGCACCTAAATCTATTGAAGCTAATGCTGGTATTGGAAGGGTGTACTTGGCTCAAAAAGATTATTTAGGAGCCATTGTGGTTTATAAAGAACTGGCAGAAGTAGCACCTAATAATCCTGATATTTACTATAATTTAGGGTTCGCTTTAAAACAAAGAGAGCGTAAACAGGAAGCAAAAGAAGCTTTAGAAAAAGCCCGCCAACTTTATCAGAGTAGAAATGATCAAGAAGGAGTAGATAAGGTTAATAAGTTATTGAAAAAAAAGGGGAAGGGGTAG
- the nblB gene encoding phycobilisome degradation protein NblB has product MSVTPESVQALIDSSDFGDRIRGINQLRQLDPKIAFEMIQPLVSDQNVRVRYAAVSQLDPLGKQDLEKALELLRERLRFDPEADVKAVAADVIGGLKLTAAFEDLQQLYHQTSEWLIQMSIIACLGEFGDPRGFDLLKIALQNENSLVATAAISALGELGDSRAIELLLPFINDPDWQVRYRLVQAFGNLEGEQAKTALEQLSGDPVEQVAVAAQTLLSH; this is encoded by the coding sequence ATGAGTGTAACCCCAGAATCAGTTCAAGCATTAATTGACTCCAGCGATTTTGGTGATCGCATCCGAGGGATTAATCAATTACGTCAATTAGACCCGAAAATAGCTTTTGAAATGATTCAACCCCTCGTGAGCGATCAAAATGTTCGGGTACGCTACGCGGCAGTTAGTCAGTTAGATCCTTTAGGAAAACAAGATTTAGAAAAAGCCTTAGAATTATTGCGCGAACGCCTACGCTTTGACCCGGAAGCCGATGTTAAAGCAGTGGCGGCTGATGTCATTGGCGGCTTAAAACTGACCGCCGCCTTTGAAGACCTACAACAGTTATATCATCAAACCTCGGAATGGCTGATCCAAATGAGCATTATTGCTTGTTTAGGAGAGTTTGGTGACCCCAGAGGCTTTGATCTTCTTAAAATTGCCCTCCAAAATGAAAATAGCTTGGTGGCTACAGCCGCCATCAGTGCTTTAGGAGAATTAGGCGATTCCCGGGCGATTGAGTTATTACTTCCTTTTATAAATGATCCAGATTGGCAAGTTCGCTATCGTTTAGTCCAGGCCTTCGGAAATTTAGAGGGAGAACAAGCTAAGACCGCTTTAGAACAATTGTCTGGCGATCCAGTGGAACAAGTGGCTGTGGCGGCTCAAACACTTCTTAGTCATTAG
- a CDS encoding RRXRR domain-containing protein, with protein MLRVPVISKEGKPLMPTKPSRARKWIKDGKAVGKFNDLNQFYVQLIVNSSDNKTQTISIGIDPGKLFSGIGVQSSSYSLWAGHLELPFKTIKKRMEDRRMMRRTRRGRRINRHLPFELRAHRQKRFNNRKQGKLPGVRNEFRTPSIRANRQLELRVVKELCKVFPITDIYFEYVKADVDLTSGRKKACSGKGFSPVMVGQKWMLEQLRQLGNVDTRYGWQTSNLRQHLGLEKSKDKAKQSKESHGLDGLTLACFQFLDYKSFQTVNSQGHHWVGSVTITNCPFAVIKRPPFSRRQLHLMLKSKGGIRRQYGGTITDFDLRKGDLVNCPKGIDYVSGQTKKQISVSDANWKRLGQIAVSKVTLIRRSNGLIVNC; from the coding sequence ATGCTAAGAGTACCTGTTATCTCAAAAGAAGGAAAACCCTTAATGCCCACTAAACCTAGTAGGGCAAGAAAATGGATAAAAGACGGTAAAGCTGTTGGCAAGTTCAACGACTTAAATCAATTTTATGTTCAACTAATTGTCAATTCATCTGACAACAAAACTCAAACTATCTCTATAGGAATTGACCCAGGTAAGCTGTTTTCAGGTATAGGTGTTCAGTCTTCGTCATATTCTTTATGGGCTGGACATTTAGAATTACCTTTTAAAACAATAAAAAAGCGAATGGAAGATCGCCGAATGATGCGTCGTACAAGGAGAGGAAGGCGAATTAATCGCCACCTGCCTTTTGAACTAAGAGCGCACCGTCAAAAGCGTTTTAACAACCGCAAACAGGGCAAATTACCTGGGGTGCGGAACGAGTTCCGCACTCCATCAATTCGCGCTAACAGACAACTAGAATTGAGGGTCGTCAAAGAACTGTGTAAAGTTTTTCCGATAACTGATATTTACTTTGAGTATGTAAAAGCCGATGTAGATTTAACTTCAGGCAGGAAAAAAGCCTGTTCAGGAAAAGGGTTCTCTCCTGTGATGGTTGGTCAAAAATGGATGTTAGAGCAACTAAGGCAGTTGGGAAATGTTGATACCCGTTATGGATGGCAGACCTCTAACTTAAGACAACATTTAGGATTAGAAAAGTCTAAAGACAAAGCCAAACAATCTAAAGAGAGTCATGGCTTAGATGGTTTAACTTTAGCTTGTTTTCAGTTTTTAGATTATAAATCTTTTCAGACTGTTAATAGTCAAGGTCATCACTGGGTAGGTTCAGTAACAATAACAAATTGTCCATTCGCTGTTATTAAAAGACCTCCGTTTAGTCGTCGTCAACTTCATCTTATGCTCAAGAGCAAGGGAGGTATAAGACGACAGTATGGAGGAACAATAACCGACTTTGATTTAAGAAAAGGGGATTTAGTTAATTGCCCTAAAGGAATTGACTATGTCTCAGGTCAAACTAAAAAACAAATATCTGTTAGCGATGCTAATTGGAAACGGTTAGGGCAGATAGCTGTTAGCAAAGTGACTTTGATTAGACGTTCAAACGGATTGATTGTCAATTGCTAA
- a CDS encoding CBS domain-containing protein, translating to MTKTVGDVMTHNPYTVTPQTPLSEAIKLMAEKKISGLPVVNEIGNLVGVISETDLMWQETGVEPPPYIMILDSVIYLQNPARYEKEIHKALGQTVGEVMSDKPISIKAYQPLREAAQLMHDKKIRRLPVIDETEAKVIGIITRGDIIRAMASN from the coding sequence ATGACCAAAACGGTTGGCGATGTCATGACCCACAATCCCTATACGGTAACGCCTCAAACTCCACTCTCTGAGGCGATTAAACTCATGGCAGAAAAAAAAATCAGTGGATTGCCTGTGGTCAATGAAATAGGCAATTTAGTCGGGGTAATCTCAGAAACCGACTTGATGTGGCAAGAAACCGGCGTGGAACCCCCACCTTATATCATGATCCTCGATAGCGTGATCTATCTCCAAAATCCGGCTCGCTATGAAAAGGAAATTCACAAGGCACTAGGGCAAACGGTAGGAGAGGTAATGAGCGATAAGCCCATTAGCATTAAAGCCTATCAACCATTACGAGAAGCCGCTCAACTCATGCACGACAAAAAAATCCGACGCTTACCTGTGATTGACGAAACAGAGGCAAAAGTAATCGGTATTATTACTCGTGGCGATATTATCCGCGCCATGGCCAGTAATTGA
- a CDS encoding RNA polymerase sigma factor SigF, which produces MYIPVKENLKLESLRLFQDYQKSPSTELRNQILELNFGLVRREAYHWVSQCNENYEDLLQVGCLGLIRAIERFETGKGHAFSSFAIPYIRGEIQHYLRDKGYSVRIPRRWLDLGRQAMTIRRDFQTRLNRQPSDEEIAEILEISAKEWQEIKLAFQNREPLSLDVSINHDDDGQTSLGDLVPDPKYRSFQLSEDDRIRLQQALAQLEERTRRVLEFVFLYDLTQRETAEQLGISVVTVSRRVKKGLDLLKETMTKEVF; this is translated from the coding sequence ATGTATATTCCCGTCAAAGAAAATCTCAAACTGGAAAGCTTGCGCTTGTTCCAAGATTACCAAAAATCCCCATCAACTGAACTTCGCAACCAAATTTTGGAACTCAACTTCGGGTTAGTAAGAAGAGAAGCTTATCATTGGGTGAGTCAATGTAACGAGAATTATGAAGACTTGCTGCAAGTGGGGTGTTTAGGATTAATTCGAGCTATTGAACGATTTGAAACCGGCAAAGGTCACGCTTTTAGTTCTTTTGCTATTCCCTATATCCGAGGGGAAATTCAACACTATCTGCGCGATAAGGGTTACTCGGTCAGAATTCCTCGGCGTTGGTTAGACTTAGGCCGCCAAGCCATGACTATTCGGCGGGACTTCCAAACTCGATTGAACCGTCAACCCAGCGATGAAGAAATTGCCGAGATTTTAGAAATTTCTGCCAAAGAATGGCAAGAAATAAAACTAGCTTTCCAAAATCGTGAGCCGCTCAGTTTAGATGTTTCCATCAATCACGATGATGATGGACAAACGAGTTTAGGAGACTTGGTTCCCGATCCCAAGTATCGCAGTTTTCAGTTGTCTGAAGATGACCGCATTCGTTTACAACAAGCACTCGCTCAACTCGAAGAACGAACCCGGCGAGTTTTAGAGTTTGTATTTTTGTATGATTTAACTCAACGAGAAACAGCAGAACAATTAGGAATCAGTGTGGTGACCGTTTCTCGCCGCGTTAAAAAGGGTCTGGATCTGCTTAAGGAAACCATGACCAAAGAAGTATTTTGA
- a CDS encoding photosystem II manganese-stabilizing polypeptide, with translation MRFRALIVAFLALCLGLFTVACSEAPTDVSREQLTYDEILNTGLANKCPQVSEFTRGNIPVERGQTYLVTDLCLEPQQYFVKEEPVNKRQEAEYVPGKLLTRSTTSLEQISGTISVSDDGVLTFTEEEGIDFQPITVQLPGGEQVPFFFTIKSLVGQTEAGFNSINSSVDFEGGFKVPSYRGAGFLDPKGRGVVTGYDNAVALPASADAEDFANVKSTDTGKGAISLQITKVDGATGEIAGVFESEQPSDTDLGAKEPVGVKIRGIFYARIEPTV, from the coding sequence ATGAGGTTTCGTGCTTTAATTGTTGCCTTTCTGGCTTTATGTCTGGGCTTATTCACAGTTGCTTGTAGTGAAGCGCCCACCGATGTTAGTCGGGAACAACTCACTTATGACGAAATTTTGAACACAGGACTGGCTAACAAGTGTCCTCAAGTTTCCGAATTTACCCGAGGTAATATTCCCGTTGAACGTGGACAAACTTATTTAGTGACAGATTTGTGTTTAGAACCCCAACAATATTTTGTTAAGGAAGAACCCGTTAACAAACGACAAGAGGCTGAATACGTACCCGGTAAACTATTAACCCGTTCTACCACTAGCCTTGAACAAATTTCCGGAACCATTAGCGTTAGTGATGACGGCGTACTAACTTTTACCGAAGAAGAAGGGATTGACTTCCAACCCATCACGGTTCAATTACCCGGCGGTGAACAAGTGCCTTTCTTTTTTACCATTAAAAGCTTAGTGGGTCAAACCGAGGCAGGTTTTAACTCCATCAACAGTTCAGTGGACTTTGAAGGAGGTTTTAAAGTGCCTTCCTATCGAGGTGCTGGTTTCTTAGATCCCAAAGGTCGGGGTGTAGTGACTGGGTATGATAACGCGGTTGCTCTACCCGCTTCTGCTGATGCAGAAGACTTTGCTAATGTTAAATCAACTGATACCGGTAAAGGAGCAATTTCTCTACAAATCACCAAAGTTGATGGAGCTACCGGAGAAATTGCTGGCGTGTTTGAAAGTGAACAGCCTTCCGATACCGATTTAGGCGCTAAAGAGCCAGTAGGTGTGAAGATCCGAGGCATCTTCTATGCCCGCATTGAACCAACCGTTTAA
- a CDS encoding phosphoglucomutase/phosphomannomutase family protein encodes MSFTVNPIKFGTDGWRGIIAADFTFERVWRLAPLAAQVLADNYGSNVDHRLIVVGYDRRFMAEDFARTAAQAITEAGFDVLLSESYAPTPAFSWAAKAHKALGAIVMTASHNPPNYLGLKVKGPFGGSVSPEITQQIEARLSSTVSPSSPSGSAELAFSPSLSYFDPWSSYCDRLRTQVKVEPIRAAINSGRLRVFADVMHGAAAGGLGRILECEVQELHSARDPLFGGYPPEPLPRYLSELLETVKTAPGEGLKVGLVFDGDSDRIAAVDAKGNFLSTQILIPILMDHLVDKKGLSGEVVKTVSGSDIIPRLAKLYNLPIFETPIGYKYIADRMLTSQVLIGGEESGGVGYGTHIPERDALLSALYVLEAVVESGVDLSDRYTQLQEKAAFISAYDRIDLPLASMEVRSKLLTRLETDPPKTIAGQSVIDCLAIDGYKFRLQDGSWLLIRFSGTEPILRLYCEAANLDQVHLTLNWAKDWANSV; translated from the coding sequence ATGTCTTTTACAGTCAACCCGATTAAATTTGGTACTGATGGCTGGCGGGGAATTATCGCCGCCGACTTTACTTTTGAGCGAGTCTGGCGGCTTGCTCCTCTGGCGGCTCAGGTTTTAGCAGATAATTATGGCTCTAATGTCGATCACCGTCTGATTGTGGTCGGTTATGATCGCCGCTTTATGGCCGAGGATTTCGCTAGAACGGCAGCCCAGGCAATTACCGAGGCCGGATTTGATGTGTTGTTATCCGAGAGTTATGCCCCAACGCCGGCTTTTAGTTGGGCGGCTAAAGCTCACAAGGCTCTCGGAGCCATCGTTATGACGGCTAGTCATAATCCCCCAAATTACCTCGGTTTGAAAGTTAAAGGACCGTTTGGCGGTTCGGTTTCTCCTGAGATTACTCAGCAAATTGAAGCCCGCTTATCCTCAACGGTTTCCCCAAGTTCCCCAAGCGGCAGTGCGGAACTCGCATTCTCCCCCAGTTTAAGTTATTTTGACCCTTGGTCAAGTTACTGCGATCGCCTGCGAACTCAGGTCAAAGTTGAACCCATTCGCGCAGCGATTAATTCTGGACGTTTGCGGGTGTTTGCGGATGTGATGCACGGCGCGGCGGCTGGTGGGTTGGGTCGAATTCTTGAATGTGAGGTACAAGAACTTCATAGTGCGCGAGACCCCCTATTTGGCGGTTATCCCCCTGAACCTCTACCCCGTTATTTATCGGAATTGTTAGAAACGGTTAAAACGGCCCCGGGTGAGGGGTTAAAGGTGGGTTTGGTGTTTGATGGTGATAGTGATCGCATTGCGGCAGTAGATGCTAAGGGAAATTTTCTCTCTACTCAGATTTTAATTCCGATTTTAATGGACCATTTGGTTGATAAGAAGGGATTAAGTGGAGAGGTGGTTAAAACCGTTAGCGGTTCTGATATTATTCCTCGTCTGGCTAAACTTTATAATTTACCGATCTTTGAAACTCCTATTGGTTATAAATATATTGCTGACCGTATGTTAACCAGTCAGGTGTTAATTGGTGGGGAAGAATCCGGTGGTGTGGGTTATGGGACTCATATCCCTGAACGCGATGCTTTATTATCAGCTTTATATGTTTTAGAGGCGGTGGTTGAATCGGGTGTCGATTTATCAGATCGCTATACTCAATTACAAGAAAAAGCCGCCTTTATTTCGGCTTATGATCGCATTGATTTGCCTTTGGCTAGTATGGAGGTACGATCTAAATTATTAACTCGTTTGGAAACTGACCCCCCTAAAACGATCGCCGGCCAGTCTGTGATCGATTGTCTAGCTATAGATGGTTATAAGTTCCGTCTCCAAGATGGAAGTTGGTTGTTGATTCGTTTTAGCGGCACTGAGCCGATTTTACGTCTTTATTGTGAAGCGGCTAATTTAGATCAAGTTCATCTTACTTTGAATTGGGCTAAGGATTGGGCGAATTCTGTTTAG
- a CDS encoding (2Fe-2S) ferredoxin domain-containing protein: MSNCKPEYTPFNAVGQLLDFVIKDGDKIKYLRINVSEREYWIKLPKEMRQGLDPLIAPGCWIEVNGNSKLCAKTGKLKLKAETIRPTVPLSDRESYPQQQPTQTSKCRKPAASILVCQKSDCWKKGGKDMCQAIESCLKDNGLEDQVQVKRTGCLKRCSKGPNMIILPDKANYTRVKPQEIPVLLEKHFVAAKD, from the coding sequence ATGTCAAACTGTAAGCCGGAATACACACCCTTTAATGCCGTCGGACAATTGCTAGATTTTGTTATTAAAGACGGGGACAAAATCAAATACTTGAGGATTAATGTTTCAGAGCGCGAATATTGGATCAAACTGCCCAAAGAAATGCGGCAAGGACTAGATCCGCTCATTGCGCCGGGTTGCTGGATAGAAGTGAATGGGAACAGTAAATTATGTGCCAAAACGGGTAAACTGAAGCTAAAAGCCGAAACAATTCGGCCGACTGTACCCTTATCAGACAGAGAAAGCTACCCTCAACAACAGCCAACCCAAACCAGTAAATGCAGAAAACCGGCAGCGAGTATCCTGGTGTGTCAGAAATCTGACTGTTGGAAAAAAGGCGGCAAAGATATGTGTCAAGCGATCGAAAGTTGCCTAAAAGATAATGGTCTAGAAGACCAAGTTCAGGTCAAGCGGACAGGTTGTTTAAAAAGATGTAGTAAAGGCCCCAACATGATTATTTTACCCGATAAGGCCAATTATACTCGTGTTAAACCCCAAGAAATTCCGGTTTTATTGGAAAAGCATTTTGTGGCGGCAAAGGATTAG
- a CDS encoding Asr1405/Asl0597 family protein, whose translation MSSANPSSSSNQVIQVQGTDRWEVYHRLQELDIPCQCHLNQPLQIELDTHIQAIQLWSVVRRIKAPRQELILWLDRCWVLDIDNENH comes from the coding sequence ATGAGTTCAGCCAACCCGTCATCATCTTCAAATCAAGTTATTCAGGTTCAAGGTACCGACCGTTGGGAAGTTTATCACCGCTTACAGGAGTTAGACATCCCTTGCCAATGTCATCTCAATCAGCCTTTACAGATAGAACTGGATACTCATATTCAGGCGATTCAGCTATGGAGCGTAGTGAGAAGAATTAAAGCACCCCGCCAGGAATTAATTCTCTGGTTAGATCGATGCTGGGTGCTAGACATTGATAATGAGAATCATTAA
- a CDS encoding Dps family protein → MATTQGLVRAFGEVGENSVLLDKSVTTPVCEGLNSALASFQALYLQYQKHHFVVEGSEFYSLHEFFQEGYEAAQNHVHDLGERLNGLGGIPVASFTKLAELCCFEPEEDGSYDSRSMVEHDLSAEQAIIQLLRRLASQAESLGDRATRYLLEKILLATEERAYHLDHFLAHDSLTIAFVGNGKN, encoded by the coding sequence ATGGCTACAACTCAGGGCTTAGTACGTGCCTTCGGTGAAGTAGGCGAGAATTCCGTATTACTAGATAAAAGCGTAACCACGCCCGTGTGTGAGGGGTTAAATAGTGCCTTAGCAAGTTTTCAAGCGTTGTATTTGCAGTATCAAAAACATCATTTTGTCGTAGAGGGGTCAGAATTTTACTCCTTACATGAATTTTTCCAAGAAGGGTACGAAGCCGCTCAAAATCATGTTCATGATTTGGGTGAGCGCTTAAATGGATTAGGTGGCATTCCTGTCGCTAGTTTTACTAAACTGGCTGAGTTATGCTGCTTTGAACCTGAAGAAGATGGCTCTTATGATAGCCGCTCTATGGTAGAACACGATTTATCAGCAGAACAAGCGATTATTCAACTGTTACGTCGTTTAGCTTCTCAAGCTGAAAGTTTAGGCGATCGTGCTACCCGTTATCTATTAGAAAAAATTCTTTTAGCAACGGAAGAAAGAGCTTATCATCTCGATCACTTCTTGGCTCACGATAGCTTGACTATTGCTTTTGTGGGTAATGGAAAAAACTAG
- the cbiD gene encoding cobalt-precorrin-5B (C(1))-methyltransferase CbiD: MTFMKPRSGYTLPVFATAAAIAALRHLHQQEENKKVWVNLIEAAQTVEIEIEQVAQIGVNQALAITRSDPGDNLDITRNTPVWAIVESTVRSENLQSLSARIKTENEWLEENILIRGGEGVGKLSNELGKSAIYQYARRLLQENLQSLLQNDEQITVTIILPEGRKLAQRTSNEAFGVVEGLSLLGTTGISQPLSASEQLEVYQQALIEKAQQFETLVFCVGENGLQLAQQMGINPAQLLKTANWLGPMLVTAALQKVKGIVLFGYHGKLIKLAGGIFHTHHYLADGRLEILTAHLAQLGLPTSNLQQVFNCPTTEAALSYLRKLDQENHTHWVKAVYESIAAKIDQRSQEYIRKQAEQSVCVGSVLFERDRSIIVKSEKGINLLEKLLG; encoded by the coding sequence ATAACTTTTATGAAACCCCGCTCAGGATATACTTTACCTGTCTTTGCAACGGCTGCGGCTATAGCGGCATTGCGTCATTTACATCAACAGGAGGAAAATAAAAAAGTTTGGGTCAACTTAATTGAAGCGGCGCAAACAGTAGAAATTGAAATAGAACAAGTAGCACAGATCGGCGTAAATCAGGCTTTAGCCATTACTCGTAGTGATCCTGGGGATAATTTAGACATTACTCGTAATACTCCCGTTTGGGCGATAGTGGAGTCAACAGTTAGGTCAGAAAATCTTCAATCTTTATCGGCTAGGATTAAAACAGAAAACGAGTGGCTAGAAGAAAATATTCTGATCCGAGGCGGTGAAGGCGTGGGTAAATTGAGCAATGAACTGGGGAAATCAGCCATTTATCAGTATGCTCGACGACTGCTACAGGAAAATCTCCAATCTCTACTGCAAAACGATGAACAGATAACTGTAACCATTATCTTACCGGAAGGGCGAAAATTAGCTCAAAGAACCTCTAATGAGGCTTTTGGGGTAGTTGAAGGACTTTCTTTGTTAGGAACAACGGGAATTTCTCAGCCGCTCAGTGCCAGTGAACAATTAGAAGTTTATCAGCAAGCATTAATCGAGAAAGCTCAACAGTTTGAGACTTTAGTGTTTTGTGTCGGGGAAAACGGGTTACAATTGGCGCAACAAATGGGTATTAATCCGGCACAACTGCTTAAAACGGCTAATTGGTTAGGTCCGATGTTGGTGACGGCAGCACTTCAAAAGGTAAAGGGAATAGTTTTATTTGGCTATCATGGAAAGCTGATTAAATTAGCCGGCGGAATTTTTCATACTCATCATTATCTCGCGGATGGACGCTTAGAAATTTTGACCGCTCATTTAGCTCAATTAGGTTTACCGACTTCTAATTTACAACAAGTGTTTAATTGTCCTACGACAGAAGCGGCGTTATCTTATTTACGAAAGTTAGATCAGGAAAATCATACTCATTGGGTAAAAGCAGTATATGAGTCTATAGCGGCTAAAATTGATCAACGCTCTCAAGAGTATATCCGAAAACAAGCCGAGCAATCGGTGTGTGTGGGTTCAGTGTTATTTGAGCGTGACCGCAGTATTATTGTTAAAAGTGAGAAGGGGATTAATTTGTTAGAAAAGTTGTTGGGGTAG